One Punica granatum isolate Tunisia-2019 chromosome 3, ASM765513v2, whole genome shotgun sequence genomic window carries:
- the LOC116200131 gene encoding eukaryotic translation initiation factor 4B2-like: protein MSKAWGVGSWAAEADAAEEEERQAAAAAAMAGPEPQSFPSLKEAATAKSKKKKMSLTEFHSAGSTGTGSSSAYKGLTTDEMLRLPTGPKEHSAEELQHGRLGGGFSSYGRSGPMRGRMHDEGDSSWGGGGSRRSYGGGFDDDRRGPLPSRASDFDQPSRADEVDNWATTKKTLPSFDSSRPGRYNSLGGGGGGGGSSRADEADNWTFGKKPQFQPPPPARHSSFSSGFHDSRTEPDRWTRGEPLPSERPRLVLAPPKENSNTGADEPAKPVRPSPFGAARPREEVLAEKGLDFKKLDLEIEAKKTGGPTSASSSRPSSAQSARSESTENVVKPRPKVNPFGDAKPREVLLEEKGMDWRKIDFELEHRRVDRPETEQEKILKEQIESLKLELEREVAFKGKTESLQGSEEDQTSVRFILSQKEKELELLIRDLDDKVRFGQKAVDRPSSRAGSVSSFSERPPSRSSSVDESRSVDHSVRPLSRGTGDAWGRPISERRMFQGSREKGFFTNRDFDGSSSRQRW from the exons ATGTCCAAGGCGTGGGGCGTCGGCTCCTGGGCCGCCGAGGCGGATGCcgccgaggaggaggagcggCAGGCGGCGGCAGCCGCTGCCATGGCCGGCCCCGAGCCACAGAGCTTCCCTAGCCTGAAGGAAGCTGCCACCGCCAAGtccaagaagaaaaagatgtCCCTGACGGAATTCCACTCCGCTGGCTCCACCGGGACCGGCTCCAGCTCCGCCTACAAGGGCCTCACCACCGATGAGATGCTCCGGCTCCCTACCGGCCCCAAGGAGCACTCTGCTGAGGAGCTGCAGCATGGCCGACTCGGCGGCGGCTTCTCCTCTTATGGAAGGTCCGGTCCGATGCGGGGCAGGATGCACGACGAGGGCGACAGCTCGTGGGGTGGCGGTGGGAGCAGGAGGTCGTATGGTGGTGGATTTGATGATGATCGTCGCGGGCCACTGCCTTCCAGGGCTTCAGATTTTGATCAGCCTTCTCGTGCCGATGAGGTGGATAATTGGGCAACCACGAAGAAAACGCTCCCGTCGTTCGATTCAAGCCGGCCAGGTCGGTACAATTCActcggaggaggaggaggaggagggggcaGCTCCAGGGCTGATGAGGCTGATAATTGGACTTTCGGGAAGAAGCCCCAGTTCCAACCACCACCTCCTGCTCGACATTCCAGCTTCAGTTCCGGGTTTCATGATTCAAGGACCGAGCCAGATCGGTGGACTAGAGGAGAACCACTGCCCTCGGAGCGCCCTAGATTAGTGCTGGCCCCTCCAAAAGAGAATTCCAATACAGGTGCGGACGAGCCTGCTAAACCAGTTCGGCCTAGTCCATTTGGGGCCGCTAGGCCGAGAGAGGAGGTGTTGGCCGAGAAAGGTTTGGACTTCAAGAAGCTGGACTTGGAGATTGAGGCCAAAAAGACCGGTGGGCCTACAAGTGCGAGTTCCAGCAGGCCTTCGAGTGCACAGTCGGCAAGGTCCGAGAGTACTGAGAATGTGGTGAAGCCAAGGCCGAAAGTAAACCCATTTGGAGATGCCAAGCCTCGGGAAGTGTTGTTGGAAGAGAAAGGGATGGACTGGCGCAAAATCGATTTTGAATTGGAGCACCGTCGTGTGGATCG GCCTGAGACAGAGCAGGAAAAGATACTGAAAGAGCAGATAGAAAGCTTGAAGCTAGAATTGGAACGGGAAGTTGCTTTTAAGGGGAAGACTGAATCTTTGCAAGGTTCAGAAGAAGATCAAACCAGTGTAAGGTTTATATTGTCTCAAAAAGAGAAGGAACTGGAATTGCTGATCCGTGATTTGGATGATAAAGTTCGGTTCGGTCAAAAAGCGGTTGACAGACCTAGTTCCAGAGCAGGCAGTGTTAGTAGCTTTTCAGAGAGGCCACCCTCTCGGTCCAGTTCAGTTGATGAGTCCCGTAGCGTAGACCACAGCGTTCGCCCTCTATCCCGAGGTACAGGAGATGCATGGGGAAGGCCCATTAGTGAAAGAAGAATGTTCCAAGGTAGCAGGGAAAAGGGATTTTTTACCAATAGAGACTTCGACGG GTCAAGTTCGAGGCAGAGATGGTGA
- the LOC116199517 gene encoding uncharacterized protein LOC116199517: MNSIAREARSLLKRPTWASGQSLSCNPHHHQQWRGIRVKVLNGNLERALTYMQRVMQSSGIERMIKQEQTHHIKNSEKRVLARKNLERKLRSQEFARKLQAVLVKKVRGM, encoded by the exons ATGAACTCCATAGCCAGGGAAGCTCGAAGCCTATTGAAGCGCCCGACTTGGGCGTCCGGCCAGTCGCTGAGCTGCAATCCTCACCATCACCAGCAATGGAGGGGGATCCGGGTGAAGGTCTTGAACGGGAACCTCGAGCGGGCACTGACCTACATGCAGCGGGTGATGCAGTCCAGCGGGATCGAGCGGATGATTAAGCAGGAGCAGACTCACCACATCAAGAACTCCGAGAAGCGCGTGCTGGCACGCAAGAACCTCGAGCGTAAGCTCCGGTCCCAGGAGTTCGCCCGCAAGCTCCAGGCGGTTCTCGTCAAGAAAGTCAG GGGCATGTGA